One Lycium barbarum isolate Lr01 chromosome 5, ASM1917538v2, whole genome shotgun sequence genomic window carries:
- the LOC132642060 gene encoding myb family transcription factor PHL8 isoform X2 has translation MALQNAQQIKDMNLVLSSDAKPRLKWTPDLHQRFVDAVAQLGGPDKATPKSLMRVMNIRGLTLYHLKSHLQKYRLGKSQLTGQSFDENEQEDSDQLSLGVCDGSQNQMNESLQISQALQMQMEVQRKLHQQIEVQRHLQLRIEAQGKYLQSVLKKAQETLAGYGTSTVGVELAKAELSQLVSMVNMGCCPSSSLSAITEIDGSISKYTETKKSKGRIMSSLESSLTSFESSARKEDQSDTTWNKNTSIALSLNQEVREKKRSRNNICVEQPSAKRFSEKFDLNKVPK, from the exons ATGGCTCTTCAAAATGCACAACAAATTAAGGATATGAACTTAGTTTTGTCAAGTGATGCCAAGCCTAGACTAAAGTGGACTCCTGATCTCCACCAACGATTCGTCGATGCAGTTGCTCAACTAGGAGGTCCAGACA AGGCTACACCAAAATCATTGATGAGAGTGATGAACATTCGTGGGCTAACTTTATATCACCTCAAGAGTCATTTGCAG AAATATCGTCTCGGGAAAAGTCAGTTGACTGGTCAATCATTTGATGAAAACGAACAAGAAG ACAGTGATCAGTTATCTCTCGGAGTTTGTGATGGATCTCAGAATCAGATGAATGA GAGTTTGCAAATATCTCAAGCTTTACAAATGCAAAtggaagtacagaggaaacttcATCAACAGATTGAG gTACAAAGACATTTACAACTGAGGATTGAAGCTCAAGGCAAGTATTTACAGTCAGTACTAAAGAAAGCACAGGAAACACTGGCAGGATATGGTACTTCTACAGTTGGAGTTGAACTTGCTAAAGCTGAACTCTCTCAATTAGTTTCAATGGTTAACATGGGCTGTTGTCCAAGTTCTTCATTGTCAGCCATAACAGAAATTGATGGTTCAATCTCAAAATACACAGAGACGAAAAAATCGAAAGGCAGAATCATGTCTTCGCTTGAAagttctttaacatcatttgagAGCTCAGCAAGAAAAGAAGATCAAAGTGATACAACATGGAACAAAAATACTTCTATTGCTCTCTCATTAAATCAAGAAGTTAGAGAAAAAAAGAGGAGCAGAAATAACATTTGTGTTGAACAACCATCTGCTAAAAGATTTTCGGAGAAATTTGATTTAAATAAAGTGCCCAAATGA
- the LOC132642060 gene encoding myb family transcription factor PHL8 isoform X1, whose product MALQNAQQIKDMNLVLSSDAKPRLKWTPDLHQRFVDAVAQLGGPDKATPKSLMRVMNIRGLTLYHLKSHLQKYRLGKSQLTGQSFDENEQEGKLELCAIVPDDDDDDDSKENEISSGLNQRTYFDADSDQLSLGVCDGSQNQMNESLQISQALQMQMEVQRKLHQQIEVQRHLQLRIEAQGKYLQSVLKKAQETLAGYGTSTVGVELAKAELSQLVSMVNMGCCPSSSLSAITEIDGSISKYTETKKSKGRIMSSLESSLTSFESSARKEDQSDTTWNKNTSIALSLNQEVREKKRSRNNICVEQPSAKRFSEKFDLNKVPK is encoded by the exons ATGGCTCTTCAAAATGCACAACAAATTAAGGATATGAACTTAGTTTTGTCAAGTGATGCCAAGCCTAGACTAAAGTGGACTCCTGATCTCCACCAACGATTCGTCGATGCAGTTGCTCAACTAGGAGGTCCAGACA AGGCTACACCAAAATCATTGATGAGAGTGATGAACATTCGTGGGCTAACTTTATATCACCTCAAGAGTCATTTGCAG AAATATCGTCTCGGGAAAAGTCAGTTGACTGGTCAATCATTTGATGAAAACGAACAAGAAGGTAAGTTGGAGTTGTGTGCAATAGTacctgatgatgatgatgatgatgattcaaaGGAAAATGAAATCTCCAGTGGCTTAAATCAGAGGACTTATTTTGATGCAGACAGTGATCAGTTATCTCTCGGAGTTTGTGATGGATCTCAGAATCAGATGAATGA GAGTTTGCAAATATCTCAAGCTTTACAAATGCAAAtggaagtacagaggaaacttcATCAACAGATTGAG gTACAAAGACATTTACAACTGAGGATTGAAGCTCAAGGCAAGTATTTACAGTCAGTACTAAAGAAAGCACAGGAAACACTGGCAGGATATGGTACTTCTACAGTTGGAGTTGAACTTGCTAAAGCTGAACTCTCTCAATTAGTTTCAATGGTTAACATGGGCTGTTGTCCAAGTTCTTCATTGTCAGCCATAACAGAAATTGATGGTTCAATCTCAAAATACACAGAGACGAAAAAATCGAAAGGCAGAATCATGTCTTCGCTTGAAagttctttaacatcatttgagAGCTCAGCAAGAAAAGAAGATCAAAGTGATACAACATGGAACAAAAATACTTCTATTGCTCTCTCATTAAATCAAGAAGTTAGAGAAAAAAAGAGGAGCAGAAATAACATTTGTGTTGAACAACCATCTGCTAAAAGATTTTCGGAGAAATTTGATTTAAATAAAGTGCCCAAATGA